DNA sequence from the Sediminibacillus dalangtanensis genome:
AGCGTCGTCGCATTCTTTGCAGCTCCGTTCACCCTATTCAAGGCCGGTTCATCTGTGTCATTGAACTCGGTTCCCGTTACGTTAATTGTATAGTCGGTTAGGGTATGTAGAACTTCTTTTACTTCGTCTTTCTCGTCCATCACGAAGGATTTAGCTTGTGGAAACACAGCGAAATTCCCATGTTGACTCCCGGCAGTTAAAATCTTGATTAAATAATCCTGCCCTTCCTTCCTACCCTCGATTTTCAGCGTTACTACCAGTGCTTTCGATTTAACGGTTTGGTTGGAATGACTTTCTACAGAACCGCTAAGCGAAAATACTATCAGACAACAAATAAATAAGCAGACAAAGCGTTTGATGACCTGACTCTCCCTACTGTTTTTTTTACTATTAATCCATTACTAGATAGAACGTGCATTTTCCTCTATTCAAAGGGAAAAGCAGAACTTTTTTGTTTTGTTCCGCTTATAATCTGCGCTATTGACATCGCTTCTTTTTCCGTGAATGATAAGGGTAGAAATGGACGGGGTGAAAAAAATGGAGGATTCAACCAACATATTAGTCATAGAAGATGATGAAGATATCAATCGACTGCTTTGTGGCATTATCCAAAATAGCGGATATACAGCGAAATCTGCTTATTCCGGAACGGAGGCAGTCATTTATCTGGATAGCGAAGAATGGGACTTGATCCTGCTGGACTTGATGCTGCCCGGCAAGTCAGGGGAAGAAATACTGGATAAAGTATCGCAGGAAAGCGATGTTCCGGTAATCATTATTTCCGCAAAGCTGGAGAAGCAAGTGAAGATTGACGCGTTGCGAACCGGAGCGGACGATTACATAGCAAAACCATTTGATAATGAGGAGGTGTCCGCCCGGATTGATTCGTGCCTGAGAAGGTATCGGCGAATGGCGGATAAACCGGCTGTGCCTGAGCTCCGCCACAAAGACCTTGTACTCAACACGGAAGCAAAAACAGCGTCCGTGAGCGGACACGTGTTAAAGTTGACTGCAAGGGAGTACCAGATATTGTATCTTTTGCTATCCTCTCCGCAAAAGGTCTTCACCAAAGCGAACCTATTTGAGAGCGTATGGAACGAGGAATACTATGGAGATGATAATACCATCAACGTCCATATGAGCAATATAAGAAGCAAGCTGTCCCAGGCGAATCCGGCTGAAGACTATATCGAAACCATTTGGGGGATGGGGTATCGGCTGAAAAATTAAGCTTTTCTTAAGATTTATCTTAAGCCTTTCTTATGTTTTCCTCCTTATAGTAAAAGTGTGTTCATGAACAGGAAAAGATAGGGAGGCAAACCGGATGAGTGACTATATATTGAAAACCAATCATTTATCAAAAAAATACCACGGCAAAATGGCGCTCGACAAAGTGGATATGGCTATTGCTAAAGGATCGATTTACGGCTTTATCGGGCAAAACGGAGCCGGGAAATCAACGTTTATTCGCTTGATAACCGGTCTCGCCAGTCCGACGGCGGGATCGTTCGAACTGTTCGGACAGAATAGTGAACAAGGTTTGATAGAAGCGAGGAAGCGTATCGGAACGATCATTGA
Encoded proteins:
- a CDS encoding response regulator transcription factor translates to MEDSTNILVIEDDEDINRLLCGIIQNSGYTAKSAYSGTEAVIYLDSEEWDLILLDLMLPGKSGEEILDKVSQESDVPVIIISAKLEKQVKIDALRTGADDYIAKPFDNEEVSARIDSCLRRYRRMADKPAVPELRHKDLVLNTEAKTASVSGHVLKLTAREYQILYLLLSSPQKVFTKANLFESVWNEEYYGDDNTINVHMSNIRSKLSQANPAEDYIETIWGMGYRLKN